The following proteins are co-located in the Haloterrigena turkmenica DSM 5511 genome:
- the ppc gene encoding phosphoenolpyruvate carboxylase produces MPTHNREISRDVRELGELLGEVLKDQTSRQAFETVESCRQTAVEYRSGERESRDPLVAELEGLSPHQQRIVVRAFTTYFELINLAEERERVRTIRTESNEGTLEDGLSAAAAELGEEDVDTVHQVLDDVLIEPTFTAHPTEARRKTVKSKLRDISTHLETLDERLLTEKEQSQVWRDIDAEVTSLWQTPQVRNRQPEPEDEARNVQWYLENTLFDVVSEVYDELADAIDAEVDGDLEIPKLFEFRSWAGSDRDGNPYVTPEVTSNTLERQREVVLEKYREQLKHLSGVLSQDGSRIDTDGEFEASLEEDRERLPGSARMAEERYPDEPYRQKLKLMRERLARVGDVRPGGYDDVDELLNDLEIIAQSLRNNVAENVVEAHVDPIRRQVATFGFSLASLDLREHQQKHTDAIAEALESEGIDYYDLSEAERVTFLTDAVLQDEPVLDLSETDGLSEDSARVFELFDSLADWQTEYGVEAIDTYAISMTDEPSHVLEVLFLADQAGVVSLPEHSGIDIVPLLETEYALSGARRIMGTLFENEAYSQALEARGRTQEIMLGYSDSNKENGFLAANWSLFKNQRRLGEICDDYDVQMRLFHGRGGSISRGGGPMNEALLALPNNTITGQVKFTEQGEAIAEKYGNPRIAERNIEQMLNAQLRARKQAINQPEEEIPSEWTDAMETMADAARQEYRNLLESDGFVRYFEQATPITVIEDLNLGSRPASRSGERSVEDLRAIPWVFSWTQSRCILPGWYAVATGIEAYLEDGGSMETLREMYDEWPFFRTTLDNAALSLSRTDLEIAAQYADIADPDLRERFFSRITAEFERALELITEIGRRDELHPRDWLGENLERRNPYVDPLNVLQVHLLEQTHRTDIEERTLRLTVKGIAAGMKNTG; encoded by the coding sequence CTCCGGGGAGCGCGAGTCTCGTGACCCGCTGGTAGCGGAACTCGAGGGGCTGTCGCCCCACCAGCAGCGGATCGTCGTGCGTGCGTTTACGACCTACTTCGAACTGATCAATCTCGCGGAGGAACGCGAGCGAGTGCGTACGATCCGCACCGAATCCAACGAGGGCACCCTCGAGGACGGTCTTAGCGCTGCGGCCGCAGAACTGGGCGAAGAAGACGTCGATACCGTCCACCAAGTGTTGGACGACGTGCTAATCGAGCCGACGTTCACCGCACACCCGACCGAAGCGCGACGGAAAACGGTCAAATCCAAACTCAGAGATATCTCGACGCATCTCGAGACGCTGGACGAACGGCTGCTCACCGAGAAGGAGCAGTCACAGGTGTGGCGGGACATCGACGCGGAGGTGACGAGCCTCTGGCAGACCCCACAGGTCCGAAACCGCCAGCCCGAGCCCGAAGACGAGGCGCGCAACGTCCAGTGGTACCTCGAGAACACGCTGTTCGACGTCGTCAGTGAAGTCTACGACGAACTCGCCGACGCCATCGACGCCGAGGTTGACGGCGACCTCGAGATTCCGAAGCTGTTCGAGTTCCGCTCGTGGGCGGGCAGCGACCGCGACGGCAACCCCTACGTGACGCCCGAAGTCACTTCGAATACCCTCGAGCGCCAGCGCGAGGTCGTCCTCGAGAAGTACCGCGAGCAACTCAAGCACCTCTCGGGCGTGCTGAGCCAAGACGGCAGCCGCATCGACACCGACGGCGAGTTCGAGGCCTCCCTCGAGGAAGACCGTGAACGGCTTCCCGGTAGCGCCCGCATGGCCGAAGAACGCTACCCTGACGAACCGTACCGCCAGAAGCTCAAACTCATGCGCGAGCGCCTCGCGCGCGTCGGCGACGTCCGTCCGGGCGGCTACGACGACGTCGACGAACTCCTCAACGACCTCGAGATCATCGCACAGAGCCTCCGTAACAACGTGGCCGAAAACGTCGTCGAGGCCCACGTCGACCCGATCCGGCGCCAGGTCGCCACCTTCGGCTTCTCGCTGGCCAGCCTCGATCTGCGCGAACATCAGCAGAAGCATACCGACGCTATCGCCGAGGCCCTCGAGAGCGAGGGGATCGACTACTACGATCTCTCGGAGGCCGAGCGCGTCACGTTCCTGACCGACGCCGTGTTACAGGACGAGCCCGTACTCGACCTGAGCGAAACCGACGGGCTCTCGGAGGACTCGGCGCGCGTCTTCGAGCTCTTCGACAGCCTCGCCGACTGGCAGACCGAGTACGGCGTCGAGGCCATCGACACCTACGCCATCTCGATGACCGACGAGCCCAGCCACGTTCTCGAGGTGCTGTTCTTGGCCGATCAGGCCGGCGTCGTCTCGTTGCCCGAACACTCGGGGATCGACATCGTTCCGCTGCTCGAGACCGAGTACGCCCTCTCGGGAGCGCGACGCATCATGGGGACGCTATTCGAGAACGAGGCCTACAGTCAGGCCCTCGAGGCTCGCGGGCGGACCCAGGAGATCATGCTGGGCTACTCGGACTCGAACAAGGAGAACGGCTTCCTGGCGGCCAATTGGTCGCTATTTAAAAACCAGCGCCGGCTGGGCGAGATCTGCGACGATTACGACGTCCAGATGCGGCTGTTCCACGGCCGCGGCGGCTCGATCTCGCGCGGCGGCGGTCCGATGAACGAGGCGCTGCTGGCGCTGCCGAACAACACCATTACGGGCCAGGTCAAGTTCACCGAACAAGGCGAAGCCATCGCCGAGAAGTACGGCAATCCCCGCATCGCCGAGCGCAACATCGAGCAGATGCTCAATGCCCAACTCCGGGCGCGCAAGCAGGCGATCAACCAACCCGAAGAGGAGATTCCCTCGGAGTGGACCGACGCGATGGAGACGATGGCCGACGCCGCCCGGCAAGAGTACCGGAACCTCCTCGAGAGCGACGGCTTCGTCCGATACTTCGAGCAGGCGACGCCGATTACGGTGATCGAGGACCTCAACCTCGGCTCGCGGCCGGCCTCGCGGTCGGGCGAGCGCAGCGTTGAGGATCTCCGGGCGATCCCGTGGGTGTTCTCCTGGACGCAGTCGCGATGTATCCTCCCGGGCTGGTACGCCGTCGCGACCGGTATCGAAGCGTATCTGGAGGACGGCGGCTCGATGGAGACGCTCCGGGAGATGTACGACGAGTGGCCGTTCTTCCGGACGACGCTGGACAATGCCGCCCTCTCGCTGTCCCGCACCGATCTCGAGATCGCTGCGCAATACGCGGACATCGCGGATCCCGATCTTCGCGAGCGGTTCTTCTCGCGCATAACTGCGGAGTTCGAACGTGCGCTCGAACTGATCACCGAGATCGGCCGACGCGACGAACTCCATCCCCGCGACTGGCTCGGTGAGAACCTCGAACGCCGGAATCCGTACGTCGATCCGCTAAACGTACTGCAGGTCCATTTGCTCGAGCAGACCCATCGCACGGATATCGAGGAGCGGACGCTTCGATTGACGGTCAAGGGAATCGCTGCCGGGATGAAAAACACTGGGTGA